A stretch of Prosthecochloris marina DNA encodes these proteins:
- a CDS encoding Coenzyme F420 hydrogenase/dehydrogenase, beta subunit C-terminal domain, with amino-acid sequence MTETDNANPEKGICSSCGLCSIKEWPMQESIQSCVFKNGWLGKREKKLFGRERKPDNPEEMRFGIAQERFTAQLKNPLPDAQWSGIITTIAHRAFESGMVEGVVTLHRSEENRFFSQPVLAMTTEEIDASRGNKPVLSPVLRSLQTAVRKKLKKILVIGAACHIHVLRDFQERFPYLQNMEIYTIGIPCVDNVQRNQFNWILERMSKSPGTACHMEFMQDFRIHIKHTDGTVEKVPFFSLPEELSNPGIFPESCMGCFDYLNSLSDITVGYLAAKLLPDQNRQWVMVRTEKGRKLLDLVNDELTRYPEEGKWECKKFILQNTERIISSMKEQKASYSPDRKIPVWVGHLLSWMLSMSGPKGIGFAHYSVDFHLIRHYYYVKYRCPEQLTVLVPRHVRSILQEYDLPL; translated from the coding sequence ATGACGGAAACCGACAACGCTAACCCGGAAAAGGGCATCTGCAGTTCCTGTGGACTTTGTTCGATCAAGGAGTGGCCAATGCAGGAAAGCATACAGAGCTGCGTTTTTAAAAACGGATGGCTGGGAAAGAGAGAAAAAAAACTGTTCGGGAGAGAAAGAAAACCGGACAATCCGGAAGAAATGCGTTTCGGCATAGCGCAGGAAAGATTTACCGCACAGCTTAAAAACCCTCTTCCCGATGCTCAGTGGAGTGGCATTATCACCACAATAGCCCACAGGGCTTTTGAAAGCGGTATGGTTGAAGGAGTTGTGACTTTGCACCGAAGTGAGGAAAACCGTTTCTTTTCACAACCGGTTCTGGCTATGACAACCGAAGAAATCGACGCATCAAGGGGTAATAAACCGGTCCTCTCTCCAGTTCTCAGATCCCTGCAAACGGCTGTCAGAAAAAAGCTCAAAAAAATTCTCGTCATCGGGGCAGCCTGCCATATTCACGTTCTCAGGGATTTTCAGGAACGGTTTCCCTACCTGCAAAACATGGAGATCTATACCATCGGTATTCCGTGCGTCGACAATGTCCAGAGAAACCAGTTCAACTGGATTCTCGAAAGAATGTCGAAATCACCCGGCACAGCCTGCCACATGGAGTTCATGCAGGATTTTCGCATCCACATCAAGCATACTGACGGAACCGTAGAAAAAGTCCCGTTTTTCTCTCTCCCCGAAGAACTTTCGAATCCAGGCATCTTTCCTGAATCCTGTATGGGATGCTTCGATTATCTCAACAGCCTTTCGGACATCACTGTCGGCTACCTTGCAGCAAAGCTGCTCCCCGATCAGAACCGGCAATGGGTAATGGTGAGAACAGAGAAAGGCCGGAAACTGCTCGACCTTGTAAATGATGAACTCACACGCTACCCTGAAGAGGGCAAATGGGAATGCAAAAAGTTCATCCTGCAAAACACCGAACGGATCATTTCGAGCATGAAAGAGCAAAAGGCCTCATACTCTCCGGACAGAAAAATACCGGTGTGGGTCGGACACCTCCTTTCATGGATGCTCAGCATGTCAGGCCCGAAAGGAATCGGCTTTGCTCACTATTCGGTTGATTTCCACCTGATCAGGCATTACTATTATGTCAAATACAGATGCCCTGAACAGCTTACCGTGCTTGTTCCCCGTCACGTCCGGTCAATTCTTCAAGAATATGATCTGCCGCTTTAA
- the sucC gene encoding ADP-forming succinate--CoA ligase subunit beta, translated as MNIHEYQGKDILRKFGVSVPKNIVAFSADEARQAAEQLFEEQESNVVVVKAQIHAGGRGKAGGVKLAKSPEEVHDISRQMLGATLVTHQTGPEGKEVKRLLIEEGMNIEKEFYVGITLDRATSNNVLMVSTEGGMEIEKVAEETPEKLLKIQIHPLHGIQGFQARQAAFFLGLEGENFKNAVRFITALYTAYTSIDASLAEINPLVVTKEGRVLALDAKINFDSNALFRHKDFLELRDTTEEDPFEVEASKSNLNYVRLDGNVGCMVNGAGLAMATMDMIQLAGGKPANFLDVGGGASPETVKEGFKIIMSDKNVKAILVNIFGGIVRCDRVAGGVIEAAKKVGLNLPVIVRLEGTNAEVAQKMLDESGLNLIAASGLRDAAQKVNEALAG; from the coding sequence ATGAATATTCACGAATATCAAGGTAAGGACATCCTGCGCAAATTCGGAGTCTCCGTACCAAAAAATATCGTTGCTTTTTCCGCCGATGAGGCAAGACAGGCAGCAGAACAGCTGTTTGAAGAGCAGGAAAGCAATGTCGTCGTTGTCAAAGCCCAGATCCATGCCGGGGGGCGAGGCAAAGCAGGTGGCGTCAAGCTTGCAAAGTCTCCGGAAGAAGTTCATGATATTTCACGCCAGATGCTTGGTGCCACCCTGGTAACCCATCAGACCGGCCCGGAAGGTAAAGAAGTCAAGCGCTTGCTGATAGAAGAGGGAATGAATATCGAAAAGGAATTTTATGTCGGTATTACTCTCGACCGTGCAACCTCGAACAATGTTTTAATGGTTTCCACCGAAGGCGGAATGGAAATAGAAAAGGTTGCGGAAGAAACCCCTGAAAAACTGTTGAAAATCCAGATTCATCCCCTTCATGGCATTCAAGGGTTCCAGGCCCGTCAAGCTGCGTTTTTCCTTGGCCTTGAAGGTGAAAATTTCAAAAATGCCGTACGGTTCATCACTGCACTGTATACAGCCTATACATCAATTGACGCCTCTCTGGCAGAGATCAATCCGCTCGTCGTAACTAAGGAAGGCCGTGTTCTCGCTCTCGATGCGAAAATCAATTTCGATTCAAATGCCCTTTTCCGTCACAAGGATTTCCTTGAACTCCGGGATACAACCGAAGAGGATCCCTTCGAGGTCGAAGCCTCCAAGTCAAACCTCAATTACGTAAGGCTCGATGGCAATGTCGGCTGCATGGTCAACGGAGCAGGCCTTGCTATGGCTACAATGGACATGATCCAGCTTGCCGGTGGTAAACCTGCCAACTTCCTCGACGTCGGTGGCGGTGCCAGCCCCGAAACAGTAAAAGAAGGCTTTAAAATCATCATGAGTGATAAAAACGTTAAAGCAATTCTTGTCAATATATTCGGTGGAATCGTACGTTGCGACCGTGTTGCTGGAGGCGTCATAGAAGCCGCGAAGAAGGTTGGTCTGAACCTCCCGGTCATTGTACGGCTCGAAGGCACCAATGCGGAAGTCGCTCAGAAAATGCTTGATGAATCCGGCCTCAACCTTATCGCAGCAAGCGGGCTGCGGGACGCCGCCCAGAAAGTGAATGAAGCACTTGCAGGATAA
- a CDS encoding nucleoside deaminase yields the protein MDLSYFMEQAFREAIKAYEKKEVPVGAAVFDASGHIVGRGHNQVEELTDATAHAEMIALTSAMATLGSKYLNDCTLAVTLEPCPMCAGAIVNTKLGRLVFGAYDPKMGACGTVMNVVSSHGLNHQPEVYGGILEHKAQSLLQEFFRGLRDQE from the coding sequence ATGGATCTTTCATATTTTATGGAGCAAGCCTTCCGAGAGGCGATCAAGGCATATGAGAAAAAAGAAGTTCCAGTCGGTGCTGCAGTGTTTGATGCAAGCGGCCATATTGTGGGAAGGGGGCATAACCAGGTCGAGGAACTTACCGATGCAACTGCCCATGCCGAGATGATTGCTTTGACGTCGGCGATGGCCACCCTTGGAAGCAAATATCTTAACGATTGTACGCTTGCCGTGACGCTCGAGCCCTGTCCGATGTGTGCAGGCGCGATTGTCAATACAAAGCTCGGGAGATTGGTTTTCGGGGCGTATGATCCGAAAATGGGGGCATGCGGGACAGTCATGAACGTTGTCTCTTCACACGGTCTCAATCATCAACCTGAGGTTTACGGAGGGATCCTCGAGCATAAGGCGCAAAGTCTTCTGCAGGAGTTTTTCCGCGGACTACGAGATCAAGAGTAA